A genomic segment from Saprospiraceae bacterium encodes:
- a CDS encoding MBL fold metallo-hydrolase — protein MIHLIDLHFQGQTAAIAAFLVETTAGPVLVETGPHSTFSHLEKGIHRLGYKIEDIKHVFLSHIHLDHGGAAWLFAEKGAKIYVHPRGYPHLHDPSKLLQSAKMIYQDQMDALWGTLRPIAQENLQVAEHGQTFPVGNCSFTAWHTPGHAVHHIAWQLGQDLFAGDVAGVKIGNGPVVPPCPPPDINVEDWQNSLQLIRTLNIERLWLTHSQSIEMVGEHLDELETRLLDWANWIRPKVLEEKLGNEELIKVFTQFVIESFERLSLAKAVSTRYEVANPAGMSALGLKRHWLKKEASGSR, from the coding sequence ATGATTCACCTCATTGATTTACATTTTCAAGGACAAACGGCGGCTATTGCTGCCTTTTTAGTCGAAACGACGGCCGGCCCCGTACTCGTTGAAACAGGCCCCCACTCTACCTTTTCGCATTTGGAAAAAGGAATTCATCGATTGGGTTATAAAATAGAAGATATTAAACATGTTTTTCTGAGTCACATCCACTTGGATCATGGCGGAGCCGCTTGGTTATTCGCCGAAAAAGGCGCCAAAATATACGTCCATCCCAGAGGTTACCCCCATTTACACGATCCCAGTAAATTGTTACAATCTGCCAAAATGATTTACCAGGACCAAATGGATGCGCTGTGGGGAACGCTTCGCCCCATTGCCCAAGAAAATTTACAAGTGGCCGAACATGGGCAAACCTTTCCTGTCGGCAATTGTTCCTTTACAGCCTGGCATACACCAGGCCATGCCGTTCATCATATTGCCTGGCAGCTTGGCCAAGACCTTTTTGCCGGTGATGTGGCAGGTGTCAAGATTGGAAATGGCCCTGTCGTACCCCCCTGCCCTCCCCCAGACATTAATGTAGAAGATTGGCAAAATTCCCTTCAATTAATCAGGACGCTAAACATCGAAAGATTGTGGCTCACCCACAGTCAATCCATTGAAATGGTAGGAGAACATTTGGATGAATTGGAAACCAGGCTCTTAGATTGGGCCAACTGGATCCGTCCGAAAGTATTGGAAGAAAAGTTAGGTAATGAAGAATTGATAAAGGTCTTCACTCAATTTGTCATCGAAAGTTTTGAAAGACTATCTTTAGCTAAAGCAGTTAGCACAAGGTATGAAGTAGCCAATCCGGCTGGAATGAGTGCCTTGGGGTTAAAAAGGCATTGGTTGAAAAAAGAAGCCTCAGGAAGCAGGTAA
- a CDS encoding haloalkane dehalogenase encodes MIVLKTPEDRFNGLPGYPFDANYVEVAPGLNMHYVVEGASTAPTVLLLHGEPSWSYLYRKMIPVLTSAGYCAIAPDLIGFGKSDKPSEKTDYSYQKHLEWLSTFIKALDLQHIHLFCQDWGGLLGLRIALDMEERFASITVSNTTLPTGQQPMPPAFKQWQEFSQMVPVFPTGKIINGGTISDLSPAVIAAYDAPFPDESFKAGARIFPMLVPSLIDDPEAINNQKAWKKYSQWQKPLLTLFGDSDPIMKGADLFFQKIVPGAKGQPHEIIPQAGHFIQEDQGELVAQKLVDFINSI; translated from the coding sequence ATGATCGTTTTAAAAACACCAGAAGATCGATTCAACGGCTTGCCAGGCTATCCTTTTGACGCAAATTATGTAGAAGTAGCACCTGGCCTCAATATGCATTACGTCGTGGAGGGAGCGTCCACTGCACCCACTGTATTATTATTGCACGGCGAACCTTCCTGGTCTTACCTGTACCGCAAAATGATCCCCGTCCTCACTTCAGCAGGTTATTGCGCCATTGCCCCAGACCTGATAGGCTTTGGAAAATCTGATAAGCCTTCTGAAAAAACAGATTATAGCTACCAAAAGCACCTGGAATGGCTTAGTACTTTCATCAAGGCCTTAGATCTTCAACACATTCATTTATTTTGCCAGGACTGGGGAGGACTACTGGGCTTAAGAATAGCTTTAGACATGGAGGAGCGGTTTGCCTCCATTACGGTTTCCAATACAACCTTGCCAACAGGTCAGCAACCGATGCCCCCAGCTTTTAAACAATGGCAGGAGTTTTCACAAATGGTTCCAGTGTTCCCCACGGGCAAGATTATCAATGGCGGAACCATTAGCGACCTTAGCCCCGCGGTGATTGCGGCTTATGATGCCCCTTTTCCTGACGAGTCCTTCAAGGCAGGTGCCCGGATATTCCCGATGCTCGTCCCTTCCCTGATAGACGACCCTGAAGCCATCAATAACCAGAAAGCCTGGAAAAAATACAGCCAATGGCAAAAACCCCTGCTAACGCTTTTTGGCGATAGCGACCCCATCATGAAGGGTGCCGATCTATTTTTCCAAAAAATAGTACCCGGCGCCAAAGGGCAGCCGCACGAAATCATCCCTCAAGCCGGGCATTTCATTCAAGAAGATCAAGGCGAATTAGTTGCCCAAAAACTTGTTGATTTTATAAATAGTATATGA
- a CDS encoding ABC transporter ATP-binding protein translates to MSDRKKLLDVKDLSISFPGLGTEVMALENISFELNRGEVLGIVGESGSGKSMTALSILQLLPASAIWKQGQIRLFLDEKAPLSLNELSDRDLQKIRGNRISIIFQDPMSSLNPVYHCGNQVAEVLQLHKGLSVREARKEVLALFELVQLFDIERIYNAYPHQLSGGQKQRIMIAMAIAAKPDLIIADEPTTSLDVTVQQQILALLIDLKDKLNIGILFISHDLGVIADIADRVLVMRNGHIVEAGTKHQILSEAKHPYTKGLLACRPPLQQRLKRLPTIADFKEGESMHLNLVYPPAAYKTHLDQLAQQSTILAVENLETWFPSKKNFWGTPTAFVKAVDGVSFTLKKGESIGLVGESGCGKTTLGRSILKLIEPQAGRIIFDGKELTELDETAMQPFRKQMQIVFQDPYASLNPRKMIGYAIIEPMKKHFPALDNAVLKEKAIQLLEKVGLSDQHFFRYPHEFSGGQRQRIAIARALAVEPAFLVCDESVSSLDVSVQAQILNLLSSLRAENGLSYLFISHDLSVVKFMADRIMVMQNGRIVEEGLADELYHHPRTEYTQKLIAAIPDFALSI, encoded by the coding sequence ATGAGTGATCGCAAAAAATTATTGGATGTTAAGGATCTAAGCATAAGTTTTCCCGGCCTTGGTACTGAGGTCATGGCACTAGAAAACATCTCTTTTGAATTGAATAGGGGAGAAGTACTTGGGATTGTCGGGGAATCTGGCTCGGGGAAATCCATGACTGCATTGTCTATTTTACAATTGCTTCCAGCTTCTGCCATTTGGAAACAAGGCCAGATTAGATTGTTCCTGGATGAAAAGGCTCCACTTTCCCTGAATGAACTCAGCGATCGCGATTTGCAAAAAATCAGGGGTAATCGGATCAGTATTATTTTTCAAGATCCAATGAGTTCGTTAAATCCCGTTTACCATTGTGGGAACCAGGTAGCTGAAGTACTACAATTACATAAAGGCTTAAGTGTAAGGGAAGCGAGAAAAGAAGTATTGGCATTATTTGAATTGGTGCAGCTCTTCGATATTGAACGTATTTATAATGCTTATCCACATCAGTTATCTGGTGGCCAGAAGCAACGCATCATGATTGCCATGGCGATTGCCGCCAAGCCAGATTTAATTATTGCCGATGAGCCAACCACGTCTTTAGATGTGACAGTACAGCAGCAAATTCTGGCTTTATTAATCGATCTAAAAGATAAACTGAATATTGGAATCCTTTTTATTTCTCACGATTTGGGAGTAATTGCAGACATCGCAGACCGTGTATTGGTCATGCGCAATGGGCATATCGTGGAAGCAGGCACCAAGCATCAAATCTTAAGTGAAGCCAAACATCCTTATACAAAAGGACTTTTGGCCTGCCGTCCTCCGCTGCAACAACGACTAAAAAGATTGCCAACGATTGCAGATTTTAAAGAGGGAGAATCGATGCATTTAAATTTGGTCTATCCTCCCGCAGCATATAAGACCCATCTTGATCAGTTGGCACAACAATCAACTATTTTAGCAGTCGAGAACTTGGAAACTTGGTTTCCTAGCAAGAAAAACTTTTGGGGAACCCCTACGGCTTTTGTAAAGGCAGTAGACGGTGTTAGTTTTACGTTGAAAAAGGGAGAGTCAATTGGATTGGTAGGGGAGTCTGGGTGCGGAAAAACGACATTGGGGCGGAGTATCCTGAAGCTCATTGAGCCTCAGGCAGGGCGTATTATTTTTGATGGGAAAGAACTAACGGAGCTAGATGAAACGGCCATGCAACCCTTTCGTAAGCAAATGCAGATTGTTTTCCAAGACCCCTATGCATCGCTCAACCCTCGCAAAATGATCGGGTATGCTATTATAGAACCCATGAAAAAGCATTTTCCGGCTCTTGATAATGCAGTATTAAAAGAAAAGGCGATTCAACTGTTAGAGAAAGTGGGACTATCCGACCAGCACTTTTTTAGGTATCCGCATGAATTTTCAGGGGGCCAAAGACAGCGAATTGCCATTGCCAGGGCTTTGGCAGTGGAGCCTGCTTTTTTAGTATGTGATGAATCTGTTTCTTCTCTAGATGTATCTGTTCAAGCGCAGATTCTCAATTTATTGTCTTCACTTAGAGCGGAAAACGGCCTGTCATACCTCTTCATTTCGCATGATTTATCCGTGGTGAAATTTATGGCGGATCGAATCATGGTAATGCAAAATGGGCGGATTGTTGAAGAAGGTTTAGCGGATGAATTATACCATCACCCCCGAACGGAATACACCCAAAAGCTAATTGCGGCTATACCCGATTTCGCTTTGTCGATATAA